The Paraphotobacterium marinum genome contains a region encoding:
- the uvrC gene encoding excinuclease ABC subunit UvrC, giving the protein MSVIRFNFSQFLKNITSSCGVYIMYNTREEVIYVGKAKNLKNRLSSYFRKKQTSSKTEVLVSQINKIDVTVTSSEVEALLLEQNLIKKYLPKFNVLLRDDKSYPYIYISNDTYPRISIQRNQKFPKGEYFGPYPNVYAVRENINLIQDIFKVRLCSNNFFSNRKRPCLKYQVDKCSAPCVKGYISDKDYIESINLTKIFLKGNRTDLLNKIVTKMNAYSEQMEFEKAAKCRDQIQNIHKLQAEQIVINTNYKASSVDVFVMEQSKNITCFQILFYRDNKVMGTQSYFPYVPKKENEFEIISSFINQFYTNRAEVKEIPSTILLDSNLSSPEINEIKSNLLLLTDRKNLTIKRIFSKEESKLVKFTRLNILNAIKNKTKSIGFYERNFVAFKSFLECEKIFRIECYDISHLQGKHTVASSVVFGEDGPLKKEYRSYNIDNITPGDDYAAMRQLIFKRFNKKLTKDKIPDIILIDGGRGQLNSVLGAFNEINLDIYQNILFIGVAKDISRKDGLETLKFTDRPDISLPDDSDALHLIQFIRDESHRFALKNHRKKRQKDISKSILDDIPGIGVKRKIHLLQYIGGLQELKKATLADLNQVPGISSKLAKLIYDYLKPEK; this is encoded by the coding sequence ATGTCAGTTATAAGATTTAATTTCAGTCAATTTCTGAAAAATATCACATCTTCTTGTGGTGTTTATATTATGTATAATACCCGAGAAGAAGTAATTTATGTGGGTAAAGCAAAAAATCTAAAAAATAGATTATCAAGTTACTTTAGAAAAAAACAAACAAGCTCCAAAACTGAAGTCTTAGTTAGTCAGATTAATAAAATTGATGTTACAGTTACATCATCTGAAGTTGAAGCGTTGTTGTTAGAGCAAAACTTAATCAAAAAATATTTACCAAAGTTTAATGTGCTATTAAGAGATGATAAATCTTATCCGTACATATATATCAGTAATGACACATACCCTAGAATTAGTATTCAAAGAAACCAAAAGTTTCCAAAAGGAGAGTATTTTGGTCCGTACCCAAATGTCTATGCTGTTAGAGAAAATATTAACCTTATTCAAGATATTTTTAAAGTTAGGTTATGTTCCAATAATTTTTTTAGTAACAGAAAAAGGCCCTGCTTAAAATATCAAGTTGATAAGTGCAGCGCACCATGTGTTAAGGGATATATCTCCGATAAAGATTATATTGAATCTATTAATTTAACTAAGATTTTTTTAAAAGGTAATAGAACGGATCTTTTAAATAAAATTGTTACCAAAATGAATGCTTATAGTGAGCAAATGGAATTTGAAAAGGCGGCTAAATGTAGAGATCAGATTCAAAATATTCATAAATTACAAGCAGAACAAATTGTAATTAATACTAATTATAAAGCAAGTTCCGTTGACGTTTTTGTTATGGAGCAATCAAAAAATATAACATGTTTTCAAATCCTATTTTATCGTGACAACAAAGTTATGGGAACACAAAGTTATTTTCCTTATGTGCCAAAAAAAGAAAATGAATTTGAAATTATATCAAGTTTTATAAATCAATTTTATACGAATAGGGCAGAAGTTAAAGAGATTCCCTCAACTATTTTATTAGATAGTAATTTATCATCCCCTGAAATAAATGAAATAAAATCAAATCTTCTGTTACTAACTGATAGAAAAAACTTAACTATTAAGAGGATTTTTTCAAAAGAAGAAAGTAAGTTAGTTAAATTTACTCGATTAAATATATTAAACGCTATTAAAAACAAGACAAAAAGTATTGGTTTTTATGAGAGAAACTTTGTAGCCTTTAAAAGTTTTTTAGAATGTGAAAAAATTTTTAGAATTGAGTGTTATGATATTAGTCATTTACAAGGTAAGCATACGGTTGCTTCCTCTGTCGTTTTTGGAGAAGATGGACCATTAAAAAAAGAATATAGAAGCTATAATATAGATAATATTACGCCAGGTGATGATTATGCAGCTATGCGACAGTTAATTTTTAAAAGATTTAATAAAAAATTAACTAAAGATAAAATTCCTGATATTATATTAATTGATGGTGGAAGAGGACAATTAAACTCAGTTCTTGGCGCATTTAATGAAATTAATTTGGATATTTATCAAAATATTTTATTTATTGGGGTAGCTAAAGATATCTCAAGAAAAGATGGTCTTGAAACTTTAAAATTTACTGATCGACCAGATATTTCATTACCGGATGATTCTGATGCGCTTCACTTAATTCAATTTATCAGAGATGAGAGTCATCGTTTTGCTTTGAAGAATCACAGAAAAAAGAGGCAAAAAGATATTAGTAAAAGCATTCTTGATGATATACCTGGTATTGGAGTAAAAAGAAAAATACATTTGTTGCAGTATATTGGTGGTTTGCAAGAATTAAAGAAAGCAACTTTAGCTGATTTAAATCAGGTTCCTGGGATTAGCTCCAAGCTTGCAAAACTGATTTATGATTATTTAAAACCTGAAAAATAA
- the uvrY gene encoding UvrY/SirA/GacA family response regulator transcription factor — protein MINVFLVDDHELVRTGIRRILESVRGISVIGETNSGEEAIKWCRSNHADIILMDMNMPGIGGIEATRKIKKLYPENRIIVVTIQTENPFPSKVMEAGGDGYITKSAGPDEMINAIRIVYSGQRYISPEIAQQMALSQISSNAENPFKSLSERELQIMMMITKGEKVTQISEQLHLSPKTVNSYRYRLFSKLEISGDVELTHLAIRYGMLDTETL, from the coding sequence TTGATAAATGTATTTCTTGTCGATGATCATGAACTGGTTCGCACAGGGATAAGACGCATTTTAGAAAGCGTCCGTGGCATAAGTGTTATTGGAGAAACAAACAGTGGCGAAGAAGCTATTAAATGGTGTCGGTCAAATCATGCAGATATAATCTTAATGGACATGAATATGCCAGGAATTGGTGGAATAGAAGCTACAAGAAAAATTAAAAAGTTATATCCCGAAAATAGAATTATTGTGGTGACTATCCAAACGGAGAATCCCTTTCCTTCAAAAGTAATGGAAGCGGGTGGTGATGGTTATATTACAAAATCCGCGGGACCTGATGAAATGATAAATGCTATACGAATTGTCTATTCTGGACAAAGATATATATCACCAGAAATAGCGCAACAAATGGCTTTAAGTCAAATATCATCGAATGCTGAAAATCCTTTTAAGTCGCTATCAGAACGTGAGTTACAAATTATGATGATGATTACTAAAGGAGAAAAGGTAACTCAAATTTCTGAGCAATTACACCTAAGTCCTAAGACAGTTAATAGTTACAGATATCGACTTTTTAGTAAACTGGAAATAAGTGGAGATGTTGAGTTGACACATTTAGCGATAAGATACGGGATGTTAGATACTGAAACTTTGTAA
- a CDS encoding ABC transporter ATP-binding protein, whose product MTMTNLRKQQQKEIPMTELENITHSFAHHKENDDQTVLSDINLSLYEGEVVAILGRSGTGKSTLLRIIAGLIQPTLGTVLQNSSSLSGPNEEVSMVFQTFALLPWLTVRDNVAFGLEAQGVPILQRRKKAEEAIQMIGLEGYEDAYPKELSGGMKQRVGLARALVVEPELLLMDEPFSSLDIFTADKLRRDIMELWFTNNIKTKGIVMVTHNVEEAVLMADRIIVMEPGPGRIKSEISVTASHPRNIDTPELKAIKNSIIEDLMD is encoded by the coding sequence ATGACTATGACAAATTTAAGAAAACAACAACAAAAAGAAATTCCTATGACTGAATTAGAAAATATTACTCATTCTTTTGCTCATCATAAAGAAAACGACGACCAAACGGTACTGAGTGATATTAACCTTTCCCTTTATGAAGGAGAAGTAGTAGCGATTTTAGGTCGTTCAGGAACTGGTAAATCAACTTTACTTAGAATAATTGCAGGTTTAATTCAACCAACGTTAGGTACAGTTCTTCAGAACTCTTCTTCTTTAAGTGGGCCAAATGAAGAGGTATCTATGGTATTTCAAACATTTGCACTGTTACCTTGGTTAACTGTTCGAGATAATGTTGCCTTTGGTTTGGAAGCACAAGGTGTACCAATTTTACAACGTAGAAAGAAAGCTGAAGAAGCAATTCAAATGATTGGATTAGAAGGTTATGAAGATGCATACCCTAAAGAACTTTCCGGCGGTATGAAGCAGAGAGTTGGCCTTGCTAGAGCTTTAGTTGTTGAGCCTGAGTTATTACTTATGGATGAACCATTCTCTTCTCTAGATATATTTACTGCGGATAAATTACGTCGCGACATTATGGAACTTTGGTTTACAAACAATATTAAAACTAAAGGCATCGTAATGGTCACACATAATGTAGAAGAAGCTGTTTTAATGGCAGATAGAATTATTGTAATGGAACCAGGTCCTGGAAGAATTAAGTCTGAGATTTCTGTAACAGCGTCTCACCCAAGAAATATTGATACTCCAGAATTGAAAGCCATTAAAAACTCAATTATTGAAGATTTAATGGATTAA
- a CDS encoding ABC transporter permease subunit: MSSTQRRYNNNSFSRKKNFNNRDLIALIIFAIAAVLYVKGWTGMHVPFTHDDMGGNASLKDLAYDSLRTTMRLVIGMFFSFVFAIVFGVAAAKNKHLSRFILPFINFMESVPLLGFMTFSTLVLMSMYPGNVMGLEAVAIFGVFTGQAWNMALTVYQTMVIVPKEVDEAARMFQLSPWQKLWKLEIPFSVPGLLWNTMVSQSAAWFAILGSEIIPLALGKQAVLPGVGSYIQQGLDNANNTQIVLGTVAIILNIILFDQLFFRPLVRWAEKYKMENTARSIHNTSWFFNVLTQATFLQTYVARPLKYLGDLFVNGPKRFLPRSFGMIYKIPVPVQKTCVALYYVGFAYLLIKAGIALYGFLPWKEASHMLPLMGYTTLRVTIAMLISIVMCVPLGVIIGLNEKATRICQPIIQIGAALPPDIYFPIITIMIIVHHQSLNLWTIPLIWVGTAWYVLFNVIAGVQALPQEMRELAVLFKLKGWTWWKRFMIPAIFPYIVCGIVSAAGGAWNSDIAAEFLTYGKKEISVTGLGEYVNVTTGDPNATGPAALGVLAMCFLVFLCIVFVWTPLYRLSERRFNFN, from the coding sequence ATGTCCTCTACACAAAGACGTTATAATAATAATTCTTTCTCAAGAAAAAAAAATTTTAATAATAGAGATTTAATAGCATTAATTATATTTGCTATTGCCGCAGTTTTATATGTCAAAGGATGGACTGGTATGCATGTTCCTTTTACTCATGATGATATGGGAGGAAATGCCAGCTTAAAAGATTTAGCTTATGATAGCTTAAGAACAACAATGAGATTGGTTATTGGTATGTTCTTTTCGTTTGTTTTTGCTATAGTATTTGGGGTTGCAGCTGCAAAAAACAAACATTTATCACGATTTATATTACCATTCATTAACTTTATGGAATCTGTTCCCCTTTTGGGTTTTATGACATTTTCAACCCTTGTTTTAATGTCAATGTATCCTGGTAACGTTATGGGACTTGAGGCAGTTGCTATTTTTGGAGTTTTCACTGGACAAGCTTGGAATATGGCACTAACGGTTTATCAAACGATGGTGATTGTTCCAAAAGAAGTTGATGAAGCTGCTAGAATGTTCCAACTATCACCTTGGCAGAAGTTATGGAAGCTAGAAATCCCTTTTTCAGTTCCAGGACTACTTTGGAATACAATGGTTTCACAATCTGCTGCATGGTTTGCAATTTTAGGCTCTGAAATTATTCCATTAGCTTTAGGTAAACAAGCTGTTTTACCAGGTGTAGGTTCATATATTCAACAAGGCTTAGATAATGCAAATAACACCCAAATTGTATTAGGTACAGTAGCTATCATTTTAAACATCATTTTATTTGATCAACTCTTTTTTAGACCATTAGTTCGTTGGGCTGAAAAATATAAAATGGAAAATACAGCAAGAAGTATCCACAATACATCTTGGTTTTTTAATGTATTAACTCAGGCAACTTTCTTACAAACTTATGTTGCAAGACCTCTAAAATATCTTGGAGACTTATTTGTAAACGGGCCTAAAAGATTCTTACCAAGATCATTTGGAATGATTTATAAAATACCAGTACCAGTTCAAAAAACATGTGTTGCATTATACTATGTTGGGTTTGCTTATTTATTAATTAAAGCAGGGATAGCTTTGTATGGTTTCTTACCTTGGAAAGAGGCTAGTCATATGCTCCCACTTATGGGCTATACTACATTACGTGTAACAATTGCAATGTTAATAAGTATTGTTATGTGTGTTCCACTTGGAGTAATCATTGGTTTGAATGAAAAAGCTACTAGAATTTGTCAGCCTATTATTCAAATTGGTGCAGCTTTGCCACCAGATATCTATTTTCCAATAATCACAATTATGATTATCGTTCACCATCAATCTCTTAACCTTTGGACAATTCCTTTAATTTGGGTTGGAACTGCATGGTATGTTTTATTTAATGTAATCGCTGGAGTTCAGGCTTTACCTCAAGAAATGAGAGAGCTTGCTGTTTTATTTAAACTAAAAGGTTGGACTTGGTGGAAGAGATTTATGATACCAGCTATTTTCCCTTATATTGTTTGTGGAATTGTAAGTGCTGCTGGTGGGGCATGGAACTCTGATATAGCAGCTGAATTTTTAACTTATGGTAAAAAAGAAATTTCAGTCACTGGTTTAGGTGAGTATGTTAATGTAACAACAGGAGATCCAAATGCTACTGGTCCTGCAGCGTTAGGTGTATTGGCAATGTGTTTCCTAGTATTTTTATGTATTGTGTTTGTTTGGACTCCTCTGTACAGATTATCAGAGCGTCGTTTTAACTTTAATTAA
- a CDS encoding TusE/DsrC/DsvC family sulfur relay protein has product MIKNKLGNEILLDSFGYLKSMTDWDENVARELAEKENITLTEDHWEIIFFVRNFYNEYKTSPAMRMLSKAIEKKLGKDKAKSIYLFQLFPEGPAKQATKIAGLPKPAKCL; this is encoded by the coding sequence ATGATAAAGAATAAATTAGGCAATGAAATTTTGTTAGACTCATTTGGTTATTTAAAATCAATGACTGACTGGGATGAGAATGTAGCAAGAGAACTTGCTGAAAAAGAAAATATTACATTAACAGAAGATCATTGGGAAATCATTTTTTTTGTACGTAATTTTTATAATGAATATAAAACGTCACCTGCAATGAGGATGCTTAGTAAGGCAATTGAAAAAAAACTAGGCAAAGATAAAGCAAAAAGTATTTATTTATTCCAACTTTTCCCTGAAGGTCCAGCGAAACAAGCCACTAAAATTGCAGGTTTACCAAAACCTGCCAAATGTCTATAG
- the htpX gene encoding protease HtpX: MKRVFLFLLTNAAIVIVLSIVLNIIYSTTNIQQGSLNGLLVLAAIFGFGGSFISLLLSKWMAKRSVGGKVIDSPSNETESWVFNTVKNLSAKSNIKMPEVLIYPSDDMNAFATGAKKNDSLVAVSTGLLTRMTRNEAEAVLAHEIAHVKNGDMVTMTLLQGVINTFVIFLSRIVASLVSNIGNNNSNNSSSGSNPFAYFATVFIFELIFGFLATPLVMWFSRHREYHADAGSAELVGKENMISALEALKTSHETELEGELTAFGIIGKKSLSELFMSHPPLDKRIEALRNGTYTNHQSKLIS, translated from the coding sequence ATGAAAAGGGTTTTTCTTTTTTTACTAACAAATGCTGCAATCGTAATTGTATTGAGTATTGTTTTAAATATTATATATTCAACAACAAATATTCAGCAAGGAAGTTTAAACGGTTTATTAGTTTTAGCTGCAATTTTTGGTTTTGGAGGCTCTTTTATTTCTCTTCTTCTCTCTAAATGGATGGCTAAAAGATCTGTCGGTGGAAAAGTAATAGACTCTCCATCTAATGAAACTGAATCTTGGGTTTTTAACACCGTAAAAAATTTATCCGCTAAATCAAACATAAAAATGCCCGAAGTATTAATTTATCCATCAGATGACATGAATGCCTTTGCTACAGGAGCTAAGAAAAATGATTCTTTAGTTGCAGTTTCAACAGGCCTTTTAACAAGGATGACAAGAAATGAGGCAGAGGCCGTCCTTGCTCATGAAATAGCCCATGTTAAAAATGGAGATATGGTAACAATGACTTTACTTCAAGGAGTGATAAATACCTTTGTGATCTTTTTATCCAGAATAGTCGCATCACTTGTATCAAATATCGGTAACAATAATTCTAATAATTCAAGTTCTGGCTCTAATCCTTTTGCTTATTTCGCTACTGTGTTTATTTTTGAATTAATATTTGGCTTCTTAGCTACACCCTTAGTTATGTGGTTCAGCAGACATAGAGAGTATCATGCTGATGCAGGCTCAGCTGAATTGGTTGGTAAAGAAAACATGATCTCTGCACTAGAAGCACTCAAAACAAGCCATGAAACAGAGCTAGAGGGAGAATTGACTGCTTTTGGAATTATTGGGAAAAAATCATTATCTGAATTATTTATGTCTCACCCTCCCTTAGATAAGCGAATAGAGGCATTGAGAAATGGGACTTATACAAATCATCAATCTAAATTAATTTCATAA
- a CDS encoding class I SAM-dependent rRNA methyltransferase, producing the protein MILKKGREKSLLRKHPWVFSNSISDVLGDVVSGDLIDIYDFKNQWLAKGSYSSSSQIRSRIWSFDSSEKIDQQFFLKKLKKAFNLRESIKTNINSNAYRLIAAESDDLPGTIVDIYDNNVVVQLLWAGIERFRKDLFASLQTLLPNHHIYERSDANIRKKEELPLTKGLLSQHSDFNSKCVITENGVKINVDIENGHKTGFYIDQRENRNIVSKYVDNKTVLNCFSYTAGFGLFAFKGNAKHITNIDVSNLALDLAKENFILNNYNTKKVDFINKDVFKALREYYNEGKKFDVIILDPPKFMESKKQLNDAARGYKDINRLALSLIKPGGFLFTFSCSGLMPTELFQKIISDSALDAGKEIKIIEKLSQSQDHPISGNFPEGSYLKGLACYVN; encoded by the coding sequence ATAATTTTAAAAAAAGGAAGAGAAAAGTCATTATTAAGAAAACACCCATGGGTATTCTCAAATTCAATATCTGATGTTCTAGGAGATGTCGTCAGTGGTGATTTGATTGATATATATGATTTTAAAAATCAATGGTTAGCTAAGGGTAGTTATTCTAGCTCATCTCAGATTCGCTCAAGAATTTGGTCCTTTGATTCTAGTGAAAAGATAGATCAACAATTTTTTTTGAAAAAATTAAAAAAAGCCTTTAATTTAAGAGAATCAATTAAAACAAATATAAATAGTAATGCTTATAGACTTATTGCAGCTGAATCAGATGATCTTCCTGGAACCATCGTCGACATATATGACAATAATGTTGTTGTGCAATTATTATGGGCTGGAATCGAAAGATTTAGAAAAGATCTCTTTGCTTCTTTACAGACCCTACTTCCAAACCATCACATTTATGAAAGAAGTGATGCTAATATCCGCAAAAAGGAGGAGTTACCTCTAACAAAAGGATTATTGTCTCAACATAGTGACTTTAATTCTAAATGTGTAATTACAGAAAATGGTGTGAAAATTAATGTAGATATTGAAAATGGACATAAAACAGGTTTTTATATTGACCAGAGAGAAAACAGAAACATTGTATCCAAATATGTAGATAATAAAACTGTTTTAAATTGTTTTTCATATACGGCAGGATTTGGTTTATTCGCCTTTAAGGGCAACGCAAAACATATAACTAATATTGATGTTTCAAACTTAGCCTTAGATTTAGCAAAAGAAAACTTTATTTTAAATAACTATAACACAAAAAAAGTTGATTTTATAAATAAGGATGTATTCAAGGCTCTTAGAGAATATTATAATGAAGGTAAAAAGTTTGACGTCATTATTCTTGATCCACCTAAATTTATGGAATCTAAAAAACAACTTAATGATGCGGCAAGAGGATATAAAGATATAAATCGATTAGCCCTATCTCTTATAAAACCTGGTGGCTTTCTTTTTACATTTTCATGCTCTGGTTTGATGCCCACAGAGCTATTTCAAAAAATTATTTCTGATTCAGCACTTGATGCTGGTAAGGAAATTAAAATAATAGAGAAGTTATCTCAATCTCAGGATCACCCTATTTCAGGCAACTTTCCCGAAGGATCTTATCTGAAAGGTTTAGCTTGTTACGTCAATTAA
- a CDS encoding YccT family protein, with the protein MKLIKFALLSGLILSCTNVFADIKFNVSQDATVVLVDGKKQQLNANPIILPNGEHQIGFRYEKNIKDGDGYFFSSNIILIKFKGDNQTISLELPTLRTKYQASVYNKKPTLSLISNGQAVPFKQDLLLKKGFQLSRDLVAEITAYNLTNKPAALKSLVPGQVSNNSVSKKDKSKQNQIEKKFIELYENADNYTKSRIKAYINNK; encoded by the coding sequence ATGAAACTAATAAAATTTGCACTTCTGTCAGGCCTAATTTTATCATGTACAAATGTATTTGCGGATATTAAGTTTAATGTTTCCCAAGATGCTACGGTAGTTTTAGTGGATGGTAAAAAACAACAACTTAATGCAAATCCAATCATTTTACCAAATGGTGAACACCAGATTGGATTTAGATATGAGAAAAATATCAAGGATGGAGACGGCTACTTTTTCAGTTCAAATATAATTTTGATCAAGTTTAAAGGAGATAATCAAACTATTTCATTAGAGTTGCCTACATTGCGAACTAAATATCAAGCTAGTGTTTATAATAAAAAACCAACTTTATCTCTAATTTCAAATGGTCAAGCGGTCCCTTTTAAACAAGATTTATTGTTGAAGAAAGGTTTTCAACTTTCTAGAGACTTAGTTGCAGAGATTACTGCTTATAATCTTACCAATAAACCAGCTGCATTGAAATCACTAGTTCCAGGTCAAGTGTCTAACAATTCGGTTTCTAAAAAAGATAAGTCTAAACAAAATCAAATTGAAAAAAAATTCATTGAATTATATGAAAATGCTGATAACTATACCAAATCAAGAATAAAAGCATACATAAATAATAAATAA
- a CDS encoding Card1-like endonuclease domain-containing protein — MNIHIGVLDSDPIRLITPILDSHLKITKLILFGKHNNKGLYERIKSLLEPKVMVCFLDLSTSTNFFEFYELHLFSILQLENSSVFFNASCGHRKYILPLYEFCVIHKIQTYYIDEYSDDLIWINNPKKKHYQIADKINIPQFLHIFNLQSLQSDSINFEDKYRGIKDIHQKWVKNAKYLAPGFATLNYLATTCRKTQSLTIELTPKQQGYKELSEILTDLSLFKLIDYENGVLSFKNEESRKYANGEWIENFIFNIILDLKSQLSTIQDVCYNLEIHRNLNDRIIKNELDIVVIVNNKLHIIECKTKDMRSGDDTLYKLESLREFFGGIQSRAMLLSYREVRNYDLSRADDLNIKIIGPNDFHCIKKEILSWFKEAGGH, encoded by the coding sequence ATGAATATTCATATAGGCGTTTTAGATTCTGATCCTATTAGATTGATAACCCCTATCCTAGACTCCCATTTGAAAATTACTAAATTAATTTTATTTGGGAAACATAATAATAAGGGACTTTATGAAAGAATTAAATCTCTATTAGAACCGAAAGTTATGGTTTGCTTTTTAGACTTGTCAACTTCGACTAATTTTTTTGAGTTTTATGAGTTACACCTATTTTCTATCTTACAACTAGAAAATTCAAGTGTTTTTTTTAATGCCAGTTGTGGTCATAGGAAATATATCTTGCCGTTATATGAATTTTGTGTCATTCATAAAATTCAAACTTATTATATTGATGAATACAGTGATGATCTTATTTGGATAAATAATCCTAAAAAGAAACATTACCAAATTGCTGATAAAATCAACATTCCTCAATTTTTACATATTTTCAATCTTCAAAGTCTACAATCAGATTCAATAAATTTTGAAGATAAGTACAGAGGTATTAAAGATATTCACCAAAAATGGGTCAAAAATGCAAAATATTTAGCTCCAGGTTTTGCAACTTTAAACTACTTAGCAACAACTTGTAGAAAAACGCAATCTTTGACAATTGAGTTAACCCCAAAACAGCAGGGTTACAAGGAATTATCTGAAATACTCACTGATTTATCACTCTTTAAATTAATTGATTATGAGAATGGAGTTTTATCGTTTAAAAATGAAGAGTCCAGAAAGTATGCAAATGGTGAGTGGATAGAAAACTTTATTTTCAATATTATTTTAGATTTAAAATCTCAATTATCAACCATCCAAGATGTTTGCTATAATCTTGAAATACATAGAAATCTTAATGATAGAATTATAAAAAATGAATTAGATATTGTCGTGATTGTAAACAATAAATTACACATTATTGAATGTAAAACAAAAGATATGCGAAGTGGTGACGACACCCTATATAAACTCGAATCACTTCGTGAGTTTTTTGGGGGAATCCAATCAAGAGCAATGCTACTTAGCTATAGGGAAGTTAGAAATTATGATTTAAGCAGAGCCGACGACCTAAATATAAAAATTATTGGTCCAAATGATTTCCATTGTATAAAAAAGGAGATTCTATCATGGTTTAAGGAAGCTGGAGGTCATTAA
- a CDS encoding CBS domain-containing protein has product MNLLQVKEFMNTRPLIFKEDSPLSSALDLIIGSKQIGGPVVNDMSKVVGVVTEKDLFQDLLKLTYHCQESRLIKDCMKTSFQYVGLYDGLMDVITKMEKFNAVIFPVIEDGELIGTIGRREVLLAIKKQLSDGCQTPV; this is encoded by the coding sequence ATGAACTTACTCCAAGTTAAAGAATTTATGAATACGAGACCCCTAATTTTTAAGGAAGACTCTCCGTTATCATCAGCGTTGGATTTGATTATTGGCTCCAAACAAATAGGTGGGCCGGTAGTCAATGATATGTCTAAGGTTGTGGGTGTTGTAACAGAAAAAGATTTATTTCAGGATTTATTAAAATTAACTTATCATTGTCAAGAATCTAGATTGATAAAGGATTGTATGAAAACATCATTTCAGTACGTTGGATTATATGATGGCTTGATGGATGTTATTACAAAAATGGAAAAATTTAATGCGGTAATATTTCCAGTTATTGAAGATGGTGAGTTGATTGGAACGATTGGAAGAAGAGAAGTTTTATTAGCAATAAAGAAACAACTTTCTGACGGATGTCAAACGCCAGTTTAA
- a CDS encoding TfoX/Sxy family DNA transformation protein — translation MDIQTNKNNFLDLFNSYEKRSMFGGIGIFYKGTMFAIVMDEQLFLRGGLKLDEAFLNENCERFTHIKKNRTAIINYYNVTSIYNENKEQCYSFIEQSKNEAQNAKERKEHQINRLRDLPNMRLTLERMLKKSGIEDVTTFYELGAVEVFQKVRETHGRNLDIRLLWMFAGAIKGCHWSLLNHQQKEKLQQMVEN, via the coding sequence ATGGACATACAAACAAATAAAAATAACTTTTTAGATTTGTTTAACTCTTATGAAAAAAGATCAATGTTTGGTGGTATTGGTATTTTTTATAAAGGCACTATGTTTGCTATAGTTATGGATGAGCAGCTTTTTTTGAGGGGTGGTTTAAAGTTAGATGAAGCGTTTTTGAATGAAAACTGTGAGAGATTTACTCATATCAAAAAGAACAGGACAGCTATTATTAATTATTACAACGTTACATCAATTTACAATGAAAATAAAGAGCAGTGTTATTCTTTTATCGAACAATCTAAAAATGAAGCTCAAAATGCAAAAGAGCGTAAAGAGCATCAGATTAATAGATTAAGAGACTTACCTAATATGAGATTGACTTTAGAAAGGATGTTAAAAAAATCGGGTATTGAGGATGTGACGACCTTTTATGAATTAGGTGCTGTTGAAGTTTTTCAAAAAGTAAGAGAAACTCACGGAAGGAACTTAGATATAAGATTATTATGGATGTTTGCAGGGGCAATAAAAGGGTGTCATTGGTCCTTATTAAACCATCAACAAAAAGAAAAATTACAACAAATGGTCGAAAATTAA